A segment of the Suncus etruscus isolate mSunEtr1 chromosome 7, mSunEtr1.pri.cur, whole genome shotgun sequence genome:
TagatcgccagcatcccatatggtcccctgagtagcagattgcagagctaggagtaacccctgaatattgctagtgtggccaaaaaatatcaAGCAGTAAAGCCCCAAAGCTAAACAGATTGGTGCTTGAAGCCAGCTCTGGAGCCCGCACCCTAGGCTCACTCCCCAGGGGTGGGGGAGGTATGACATTCTTGCCTCTGCGTCCCTGACTTAGCCATCagctcctcttccctccccaacAGGCTATGAGGAGACCCTGACTCGCCTGGCTGCCATCCTCGCCAAGCATTTTGCTGACACCCGCATTGTAGGCACTGGTGAGGCCCTGACAGGACTGGGGCTGGCTGGGGTCCTGGCTCTTGCCTGTGAAGAGTCGGCCAGGTGGGTTCCAGGCACACAGCAGGCACGAGCTGAGGCATTCTGACCTATCTCAACAGACATTCGGGACTCCCTGATGCAGGCCTTGGCCAGCTACGTGTGCTACCCGCACTCCCTGCGGGCTGTGGAGCGGATTCCTGAAGAGCAGTGAGTAGGGGTCTGTGGGTGGCAGGCGACTGCCTGCGTACCACCACGCTGGTCCCAGCCCATGTCCCCGCCCTGCCCTTGCAGGCGCATTGCAATGGTCAAGAGCCTCCTGGCTCCCTACGAGCAGCGGCCCTGGGCCCAGACCAACTGGATCTTGGTGCGGCTCTGGCGGGTAAGCCAGCAGAAGGGAAGGTGGCCCCGGGAGGCCAAAGGGAAGGACCACCTGCCCCGCTCATGCCCTACTGACGCTGTCTCCAGGGCTGCGGGTTTGGGTATCGCTATACCCGGCTGCCACACCTGCTGAAAACCAAGCCTGAGGATGCCAACTTGCCGAGCCTACAGAGTGAGTGTCCCAGGAGAGCAAACCGGGTGCTTACCTGCCTGCGGCTatccccagatggtctcctagactttctatttccctcttggGGGGCCTGGGGGTCACACTCctagcgctcagaggtcactcctggctcagcactaagaaattgtttctggcaggctcggggaaccatgtagggtgcccgggattgaacccagattgtttGCGGGTCAACCGCATGTAAGGTAGATGCCCCAccactatactatccctccattcccttcttccttccagctTGAGGAACCTCTGGAACCACTCCCCTTGTTCCCTGTGTTTATTGTTGTTTGTGAATATGGCCAGGCATGGGAAATAGTAGCTTGCAGGGGACTGGAGGCTCATGCATATTGACATCGGCCTCCTAGCCCATCTTTGCTCTTAGAATCagcttctaggggccagagagatagcgcagcggtagagtgtttgccttagatggtgaaggatggtggtttgaattttggcatcccgtatggtcccctgagcctgctaggagtgatttctgagtatagagccaggagtaacccctgagcggggctgggtgtgacccaaatatcaaaaaaaaaaaaaaaatcagcttctaGTCCTCCCAAGCACCTTCCCTTCACCCCCATGCTATCTACTGGTGCCAGATTTTAAATATCCAAGTGTGAAGGGGACACAGAGTCCAAGGAGTATGCCCAGAGCTTCCAGGAAGTGCCCTTTGGTTGGGACAGCATCTACACCCTGCCCCAGGGCTCTTGTGGTGGCAGCCATGGGCACTAGCCCTTCTCTAAGCTTGGCCCAGCTCTGGGGCTGTCCAGCGTGCTGAACTTCCCCGGGTCATCCATCCTGATTGCATATGATGGCTCTCCTTGGCCCACATGGTGTTTCTGTCCTTGCACGCCGTGTCTTGGTCTGTGGTGTCCCTAGAGGTCTGGTGCCTTGTGCAAAGTCACACACAGCAAGTCCTTGCCAGTCGCCTTGGTCTTGTCTCTGGGGTGGAATCGAGCTGCGGATGGACTGTGGCAGCAGGCCCAGCGCTTCATCCTCCTGCTGCAGAACTATTGATTTGCACCGGGGCTGGGGGTGCCAGCCTCGCTGTGGCTGACAGCTCCGGTTACTACTTCCTGTCAGCCTAGACTCGGCGCCCACCACCTTGGCCATATGCCAATAATTGCTAGGCCAAGGACAGCAGAGGACTGTGGAGGACAGCAGGGCCCAGCATTGGCCCTTGGGGGTACTAGCCTTACTCAGTAGATGGTCCAAAGTGTAGCGGTCTCCAAGGGTCATGCAATGGAGGACTTCTTGGGGCCTGCAAGTGTAGGATGTGAGCTCACGGTTGGGAATAACAGCAGCCTATGGCGAGCCaccagaggagagggagggattTCACCTGTATTCCCAAGCAGTACCATGTTCCCCACTTCAGGACCTGAATTTTGCCAGGGGAAGCATCTTTCTCCTCCCACCGGTGGCCCAGTAGGTGAGGTGAGGTACTTTAGAGGGGTCCCTGCTCTCCGCTGACACCCTGCTCCCCAACAGAGCCCTGCCCCTCCACCCTGCTCCAGCAGCACATGGCGGACCTGCTGCGGCAAGGCCCCGACGTGGCCCCCAGCTTCCTCAACAGCGTCCTCAACCAGCTCAACTGGGCCTTCTCCGAGTTCATTGGCATGATCCAGGAGGTGAGTGATGCTGGCCCGGTGGCCCAGCCTGCGGGGGACAAGTCTGAGCTGACCCCTGCCCGTCCCCCTGTCGGTGGCACAGATCCAGCAAGCTGCCGAGCGCCTGGAGCGGAACTTCGTGGACAGCCGGCAGCTCAAGGTCTGTGCCACCTGCTTTGACCTCTCGGTCAGCCTGCTGCGGGTCCTGGAGATGACCATCACGCTGGTGCCCGAGATATTCCTGGATGCTGCCCAGCCCACTTCTGAGATGCTGCTGCAGCGGCTTGCACAGGTGCGTGTGTGTCTGGATGGGGCGAGGGGGTACCCTGCCTAGGGGAATCCCTCCTGGGAGTCCTTCCACCTGCCAATGGACTCTTGTCCTCACAGCTGCTGAACCAGGTGCTGAACCGGGTGACAGCGGAGAGGAACCTGTTCGATCGCGTCGTCACCCTGCGGTTGCCTGGTGAGGACCTGGTGCCCTGCAGGCCACACCTTGGGCCCGAGTCCTTTACGGGCGGGAGCTTGAGCTGATTGTCTGTTCCACCTGGGCATGGCCCGGCCCAGATGTGGCTCACTCTTCTCTGGGGAGGGCTCTGGGAAGGGAAGATGGTGCGACCAGCTGACAGTGCACAGCTCATTCCCCCTCTCTTCCCTCAGGCCTGGAGAGTGTGGACCACTACCCTATCCTAGTGGCGGTGACAGGCATCTTGGTGCGGCTGCTGGTACACGGCCCAGCATCAGGGTGAGTGGGAAACATCCGGCACCTGGTTGCAGGGCCTGGCAGTGTCTGCGTTGAGGGATTCCAGCCCTCAGCATTACCAGCTGGTGGCTGGGTCTCAGGCGAGGGCAGAGGAAGCAGGGTAGGGTGGATTGCTCGCTTAGATAGCTATTGCTGAGGATAAGCTCTACTGCCTGCAACTGAGAGGTTATAGCCAAGAGCACACACCTTTATTAAATTCATGACAGCAGAATCCAGATACTCAGAGCCCAGCCCCTCTTCCCTGCCGAGGCTGCCTAAGCCATTAGCCTGAGACCAGAGCCAGCCCTTAAGCGGCTGCTTGCCCCCAGAGACTCGAGTTCCAGCTTGGCCCTCCCATCTTGGCCCTGCTAAGCCTCTCATTGCCCAGGGGCCCAGGTTGGGATGCTTCTTGCTGCTGTCTCAGGAGTCCCAGGGTGAGGCCCCCGCCCTCAGTGGCCTGTGGATAGCTGTAACCAGAGACCAGGGATGCCTTGGCTGGGGCTCATACCAGGCCCCTGAgggatccctggagcctgcctaGCTCGGGCCTGCCCACCAGCCTCAGCAGAAGTCAAAAAGCTTGCAGCAAGTTGATGTTGGTGGATGTTCTCCTCTCCCCGGCACTTTCCTACCACACAGGCTAGCTCAGAGCTTCCTCTGGAACGTTCCTCCTAGGCTGCTCTGCCCAATCTGCAGCTGGGACCCTCGGCAGCCTCTTCTCTTCCAGGTGTGCTACAGGGCAAACAGGCACAGGCAGGTCCCGGGTGGGCAGCCCTGGAAGAGAGGTTGCAGAGCCCCCACCTTCGCACCAGTGAGCAGGGCAGCTGTGGTTCTTCTGCCTAGAGGACCAAGCTGGTGTTTCTCCTGCCAGCATCTGGACGCTCTCAGGTGGCAGCAGGGAGGAAGCCAGGCAGGTAGCAGCGGCGAGGGCCCAGACAGCCTAGGTCATCACCACGGTCTCCGACCCCGTGGAGCTGGCTGACTCCAAGCCCGCCTTGAGTCTCAGGCCCGCAGGATTGTAGAGATCAAAGTCTTCGGCCACCGCCAGCTGTACCCGGCCATTGAGGCCCCTTCGGCCCGGCTCCAGGAAGACCACATGCTTGTGGACACTAGCCTTCCTGCTGAGCGTGTCGGGAGGGGTGGTGCTCAGTACCGACGACTGAACGCTCAGCTCCTGGAGCAGGCTGGGCGTTCTGGgccagcagcggcagcagcagccgCCGGCACGCTGGTAGCAGCGGCGGCAGCCCGGGCAGGGCGGCGCAAAGAGGTAGAGCAGCACCAGCACCAGGCCCACCACACAGCCCAGCAGGGTGGTGAAGCTGGTTTTGAAGGTCTCGGGCTCGGGGTGCGGGAAATGGACGCTCACGTTGTACTCGTGGGTCTGGTTGTGGGGCAGGTGGGGCCCGGTGGCCAGGCACACGAAGATGCCCTCGTGCCAGGGCTGGGCGTGCTTGATGGTCAGGCTGCCGTTGGCCAGCACCACGATGCTGCGGTTGACGTTTCCGGGCGGCACCAGCAGCTCTTGCTGAGGGGAGACCCAGGCGATGCCCACGGCGGGGGCGCTGGCGTTGCAGTGCAGCTGCAGAGGCTGCCCCACCTGGACCTGCAGGTGCTCCTCCGGCTGCTCCAGGCCCGGGGACGGGCCGGCCGAGCAGTTCTCGAAGATGCGGCCGTGCTCGAAGAAGCGCACGCCGGACGAGGGGACCCCGAAGGCCAGGCAGACGTACTCACGGGCGAAGCTGCTGACGGCGCCCAGGCCCCGCTGCTGCCAGCCCCGCAGCAGGTGGTAGAGGGGGCATTCGCAGGGCAGGGGGTTGCCGTGCAGGTACAGGCCGTCCTTGAGGAAGGCCGGCAGCGCGGCCAGGTCGGGCACGGGCAGGTGCTTCAGGCGGTTGAAGGACAGGTCCAGCGTCCGCAGGTGCCGGGTGCCCAGGCCGTGCAGGTGGAGGAAGGAGAAGGCCGTCAGGTCGTTGTGGCCCAGGTAGAGGCTGCCCAGCAGGTCCAGGCCGAGGAAGGCGCGCTCGTGCAGGCGGGCCAGGCTGTTGTTGAAGAGCAGCAGCTCCCGCAGCCTCGCCAGCCCCTCCAGGTCGTGGCGGCCCAGGGAGCGCAGGCCGTTGGACGACAGGTCGAGGCGCCGCAGGCCGCTGGCGTTGGCGAAGACCCCGCGGCCCAGCACGTCCAGCTTGTTGTGGGCCAGGCGCAGGGCCTGCAGGCGCGGGAGGGGGCCCAGCCAGCCGGGGTGCAGGCGCTGCAGCTCGTTGTGGCTCAGGTCGACGTCCGCGGCCGTGGCGGGGAGCCGGGTGGGCACGGCCCGCAGCCCCAGGCCCGCGCAGCTCAGCAGGTCGGCGGAGCAGATGCACTTCTCGGGGCAGCCGCGAGGCGCCGGGGGCACGGAGTCCTCGGGGTCCGGATGGCCGGACCCCAGGCGCAGGACGCACAGCAGGGCGCCGAGGAGCGCCGGCCGGGCCATGGGACTCCGCTCCGGGACTCACCCGCTGCTGCCTGGGCAGGCTCGGGCAGACCAGACAGACGGCAGAGCTCAGCCGCTCCTTCCTCTCCCGGCTCCGCGCCGCTCTCGCTCTCGGAATTCCCGGCTTCGCTCTTCGGGCCTCTAAATAACTCCCCGAGGCCAGGGCCCAGGGGCGGGACTCGGGGTCCCCATTGGCTCCCGCTGGAGAGGCGGGGCAGCCGGCCGCTGCACCTCGAGCCAGGGCCCCGCGTGGCCAGCAGAGGGGGCCCCAGCCTGGCCCCAAGGCTCCCTCCCATCTGCTCCTGGACGGATCCCCCAAGGCGCATTGAGGAGCCTGAATTGAGGAGCTTCCAGCCGGTGCTTTTAAAATCGATGTGTTTGTGTTTTACTTGACTTAACCGATGGGCAGATGCAGCGCCAGTGTTTGGTGACTCCCTGATCCCCCTTCAGCTGGCTCCCAGGGTGTGCACGGTCCACACGGGACAGAGGACTTGCAGGGGGACCGTGGAGCTAAGGGGATATGTGGATTGTCCCACTACCCGCCACCCCTGTAGGAGAGAAGGTTTAGGCCCCACCGAGCTCTCCAGTCAGTCACCCTGTCTCCTCTCCCACCAGGAGAGAACGAGCCACATCGGTGCTTCTGGCTGATCCCTGCTTCCAGCTCCGCTCTATATGTTACCTCCTGGGGCAGCCAGAGCCCCCCGCTCCCGGCACTGCCCTGCCTGCCCCTGACCGGAAGCGCTTCTCCCTGCAGAGCTGTGAGTGGGCCGGGGGCGGGTCGGGGGTGAGAAGGATTTGGAGATCCCAAGAGTAAAGACCCACAGGCAGGCTTTCTCAACAAGGCACCAGGTTTTCAGGCCACCTGTGACCTGTCACCCCCTACCCTCAACCCACCCCAGACACAGATTACATCAGTGTTGAGGAGTTGGTGCAAGTGGAACAGATCCTGACACACTTGACCTCTGCATCTGCCCAGGCAGCAGCTGCTTCCCTGGTAAGAGAAACCGCAGTACATGGACACCCCCGCCCCTAGGTACACACCAGCAGACTGCACACCCCATAGACAGACCACCCGACCCTAGACATTTATAGCTGTGCTCTGCCCCCTGCAGCCCACCAGTGAGGAAGACCTCTGTCCCATCTGTTACGCGCACCCTATTTCCGCTGTGTTCCAACCCTGTGGCCACAAGTCCTGCAAGTAAGTGGGTTGCCTGACATGTCTGGTGGTGGTGCAGGGACTGGGCACAAAGAAGCAGCAGGGACACAGAggcctttttcctcccttcccctgtgGTAGAGCCTGCATCAACCAGCACCTGATGAACAATAAGGACTGCTTCTTCTGCAAAGCCACCATCGTGTCTGTAGACGACTGGGAGAAAGCCACCAACGCAAGTGCCACTTCCTCAGCCACCTAGGCCTTCCACACAGCAGGAACTGCACCCCTGAACCCAGACTAGGTCCTATTTATGAGTCCCCCATTCTCCTGTGTGTGACCCCCATCACCAGCCACATGCAACCTCCTTGCCTGTGTAACCTCATTGGCAGGAGCCCAGCCATGCCCCACTTGCACCTGAGCTTGACTCTAAGTCAGGGCCACAGTGAACATTAAATTATTATTCCATACAGCCCTGGCCTCCCCTTCTTGAGAGAGTAGGCTTTAGAGGGTGTGCCCAGCGAGGATCCTGCCAGCATATGTCCACAGGAGAAGGCAGGTGTCCGACAGCTCCAGGTCCCTCAAATGGCAGTGAGTCCAGGGCTTTCCGATGTGGCAGGCCAGCACTTCATTTGTCGCAGCAAAAGGGAGGCTCAGCCCCCAAGGCAGCCATCACATGATGATGCGAGGCTCCGGCACCGACTCGCCAATGGACTTGTGGGGCAGCACGCTGGCCCCATTGAGGTAGAGTTCGTCATTAACTATGACATCCTCACCCAGCACTGTCACGTTCTCCATGCGCACCTCAGAGGGAGGAAGCAGGCCTGGTTAGTGAGGCAGGAGCCCTCCCTGCCCCTCTCCCCGTCTGGCCCAACCCAGAGGCTTACCCACTGGCCCACACGGCAGCGCCAGCCCACGATGCAAgactcaagccaggagtgagagCGGATGTGGGCATCTCGCAGCACTGTACACCGCCGGATACACACGCCATCCTCCACCACCACACCAGGACCCAGGCTCACGTTGGGGCCGATCCTACAGTTCTGGCCAATGCGGGCACTTGGGTCCTGGGAATAAGAGAG
Coding sequences within it:
- the AMIGO3 gene encoding amphoterin-induced protein 3 — encoded protein: MARPALLGALLCVLRLGSGHPDPEDSVPPAPRGCPEKCICSADLLSCAGLGLRAVPTRLPATAADVDLSHNELQRLHPGWLGPLPRLQALRLAHNKLDVLGRGVFANASGLRRLDLSSNGLRSLGRHDLEGLARLRELLLFNNSLARLHERAFLGLDLLGSLYLGHNDLTAFSFLHLHGLGTRHLRTLDLSFNRLKHLPVPDLAALPAFLKDGLYLHGNPLPCECPLYHLLRGWQQRGLGAVSSFAREYVCLAFGVPSSGVRFFEHGRIFENCSAGPSPGLEQPEEHLQVQVGQPLQLHCNASAPAVGIAWVSPQQELLVPPGNVNRSIVVLANGSLTIKHAQPWHEGIFVCLATGPHLPHNQTHEYNVSVHFPHPEPETFKTSFTTLLGCVVGLVLVLLYLFAPPCPGCRRCYQRAGGCCCRCWPRTPSLLQELSVQSSVLSTTPPDTLSRKASVHKHVVFLEPGRRGLNGRVQLAVAEDFDLYNPAGLRLKAGLESASSTGSETVVMT